A genome region from Candidatus Hydrogenedentota bacterium includes the following:
- a CDS encoding Rieske (2Fe-2S) protein, whose amino-acid sequence MPEKEPSNGYVPAIEEGVEELTRRKFTARAGLGAVGMCYAAAFGYPVYRYLAAPAEEAAELAKITEVSIPRENIPPPGSVLMFKFGPKPAMLIHHKDGQKVCFSAICTHLGCTVQYRAEGDHIHCACHGGEYDSRTGRNVGGPPPKPLTPFEVVEETPDGPVIVKRI is encoded by the coding sequence ATGCCTGAAAAAGAACCGTCAAACGGCTATGTTCCCGCCATCGAAGAAGGAGTGGAAGAGCTGACGCGCCGCAAGTTCACGGCGCGCGCCGGCTTGGGCGCGGTGGGCATGTGTTACGCGGCCGCGTTCGGCTATCCGGTCTATCGTTACTTGGCCGCGCCGGCGGAAGAGGCCGCGGAGCTGGCCAAGATCACGGAAGTGAGCATTCCGCGCGAGAACATACCGCCGCCGGGGTCGGTGCTCATGTTCAAATTCGGCCCCAAGCCCGCCATGCTGATCCATCACAAGGATGGGCAGAAGGTCTGTTTCTCCGCGATCTGCACGCATCTCGGCTGCACGGTTCAATACCGGGCCGAGGGCGACCACATCCATTGCGCGTGCCACGGCGGCGAATACGATAGCCGCACCGGCAGGAATGTGGGCGGGCCGCCGCCGAAACCGCTGACGCCGTTTGAAGTCGTGGAGGAGACCCCCGATGGCCCAGTCATCGTCAAACGCATCTGA